Within the Plutella xylostella chromosome 20, ilPluXylo3.1, whole genome shotgun sequence genome, the region atcgcggtTTATTGAAGTTTATCTACGACGAAAACGATCCCGTGTAGCGATGTGgacggtagtggctggatgaggaaagctGAGGACattgttatgtacctacatattctTCGAAGACTAGTAGGCGAATTAGGGTTAGCGAATAATCATACATTGAAAACACATTATACTTATgatacaaaatttattcttAACAATTTAATAACGTATAGATTAAACAATAGTTGTATTGTACCTGTTATTTATTGTCTAAATAATCCGTgagataataaaaatattgtacctagatataagtaagagTGAAATAGAAtacattacataaaattacattgcTTATAGGTTCAGGATGTTCACAATTAACATCTAtgggttatttatttaaatagtgcTGGAAGTTTTCGTATCCCTGAAGGTTGCCAGAAACTgatacataaatgtataaattaataaaattacttataaatatacttaaattcaaTAAGTAGCCCAAAGTCACCTGTTGTGATAAACACTGTTTGGTATgtgcataattatttaaaatggcaactattatgtataagtaatataggtaagtataatacgTAAGATACACAACATAAAATTTGCGAATTTTCtaacaaatatttaagtatatgaaTTTCCATAAGTCgtaaaacaacttttgttctatgatTTTTggaaatacattaaaatatttattaatttcaacCATTGTAATCAGCTTAATAAGTGGCCACACACCTTTGCACCTTATCAAACTAATCCACTAATTCATCAAACGTGACGgcttgttagtttgacaaggtacaaaagtgcatAATAGCTTCTTATGAATCtgagtgtaggtacctattatttacttatttacagGCAGGATAGGTAGACACAGTAGATAGTATTACATAATAGTTATGGGCTTACACTAACCGTATTAAATAGATGAGCCACATTTACGTTTGAGCCCGAATCGTGGAATATTATACctgtaatgaaaaaaaaaacaactgaacaaaaaaacatagatTTTACGTATTTATTACGTTACTGCAAAAAAACTCTAATCCACATCCTATTCCTATATCAACAAATAACCTCAAAAACAAGCTATACTTAAACTTAACAAAGatgcataggtacctacttaatgtaCTTATTTGAAGAAATGTGTCTAGTATTAGTAGTCGACTGAATACTATCTCCATTCCTTACATAGAAATGCGTTTACATTACTTCTTGGAACTTTAATTTGCAGTGAAAATGTAACCGATAGTGGTCTGATGAGAAAGACCGAGGACAGAGTTCATTAACAATCAGCCATATCAattctgacgtaacttgtaagGATCTGACAACTGTTTCACAAATAAGCGATTGACTCATTATGGATTGCTAATGTTCAGTGGTGATATGGTAACCCCATAGCAGTTGGAGATAACACGAATGCAAAACTGACCTCTACTGCCAGTTCAGTCCTTGTGCAGGAACTTGTTGAAGGCTCCATAGGCGGACTCGAGGTCGAACAGCAGCTGCCGCACCTGCGCCTCCGACAGCTCGTCCGCCGCCGACATGGCGCCCAGCTTGTCCAGCCATTCTGCCACCTGGGACAAGAACATTAAGGTGTTAGGTTAGGATAGAATGGATTGTTCTATGCCAGGGTGTTAAGCACCTGGGTAATTCGAATGGAACTGTTATCCATTCACTTCACTTCAGgactttttaattttgattgtgaCTGTGTTGGAATCCTAGAAACATGATTGATGATACAGTAGCTATAATTAGTagctaacttttttattgtttgaatgaatttattgaaattatttaatttatttattttatgaaattatttgtgACTTTGATAAGGTACAAAactgtatattgttaatccaggtatgtgttgtgtgaaagagtaaaaaaacaaacatccATGCTAAACTTCCGGGCTTATGATATGAGCCCCCGCTCCCACTATATTGTCTGTCCTCACGGTTTTTTTCGTGGGTTGTAGTGGCAGAacacaaattataattattaaactgtTCACACTTGTCAAACCAATGAACTAAAATGCTCATCCGATAAAAATCGTCCCACACGATGTGGTGGGACCTGGGGGTTAGTAAAGTATGCATACCTTGATCTTCCCCTCGAAGTCGTCGGGCAGCATCTGCAGGCGGTCCATGGTGTCGCGCAGGTCGCGCAGCTCCGGCTGGATCATGTCCATCGCCTTGAACTCGAGGCGGAGCTTGTCCATCAGGGTTATGAATAACTGAGGAGGGAGAGAatgagaaataaataaatttgcttTAATTTATGTGATGTGTTGTGTAGTAGGTACTGGGGAAATGTCATAGCCTTGAAGTTGAAGCGTAGCTTGTCCTTCAGGGTTATGAAAAACTGTGGAAGAAAGGGAAGGAAATAATCAGTGGGATAGTGACGCAACTTATACTTATACTGGGTatagtatttaattattattatatgttttcTCTGATTCTTCTATCTCATGGGTGTAAGCCAAGTGAGGAGGACCTAGTTTTCTGATGAATGtgcaattatattattattaaaattattgtacatatacttgtacataggcgaacttaatgctaaaagcattctcttccagttaactttgggtgttgtggagaaagtgataggtagtgcgaTAGACAGTGaggaaaaaaaagttgaccTCTGATTTGATTGGGATGCTACTTACAGATACAATCTCTGCAATGTATTTGTTGGTGTTGCCTTTGTCATCCTTGATCAAGTTGGGTTTGTTCTCTCTTATCCTCTCCAAAGCAGCTGGGCAGTCCAGCTATAAGGTAatattgattaattaatttacataacatTATCCAAAAGATCAGTAGAGTGATATACCTACCCTGTTATGGATggtagtgttttttttcagtGTAGTAGTGATTTATCAAACTGCTACTTTAATGATATTCAAGTGCATATTCACCAATATAGTAGGATAGGATGAAATACGATGACTTTCTCTTCATAAATATAGGATGCCATGCAGGCATGTCTAGAcacatataaattaataagtattttatataaacAGTACAACAACCGTCCCTACTACTCATGCAAATTAACTGTGCTAAAGGCCAACAAGAACTAGGGGTCATGCCGGGGGGCATGACAAAGCTAGTAAATAAGACCTCTGATTTTTGTCAGTCAGGTGCACAGTTAATTTGCACAAGTAGTATGTCTAAAGCTTGCCACCACTCACTAGCCACCTCTCACTCACCCGGAACTTGCTAACAAACGCCTCCACATTAGGATACTCCTCGCCCTGCACCTGCTTGAAGGCGACTCTGCACTGCACGAGCAGGCGGCTGCACGCGGCCGTGTACTCCGGCGCCGGCACGCAGTCCCTCATGTACGCCTTCTCCAGGTGCTGAAGGGTGCAGACCACGGCGTACAGCTCTGCCATGTTGTCATGCCTGGAATGGTGTTTTTAATGGTGTCAGTTTGTTTGTGTGTATAGTTTGTGGTCTTGGGTGGCTTAGCAGGTATTCACGCATAATAGCCGATCTTAGAGGCTAAATACTCTTATAGCTTAGCTTGCCACAATAGGTGGCCTGTTggtaaatgtttgaaaaatacaGGTTATTTCAGCAATCTTGTATGGCTAACTAATTCGGTAAGAGCCCTTTGTTAAAGAGAAGAACAGAGGCAAGGATATACTTGAAACACCACACCCTATTACGCTAGTTTCATAATGTAAACAAAGGATTATGATAGATTGGTTGTTACATACTTTTCTCGTTCTCTAGCATTTCTGTACAGCTTTACTTCTTCGTACAGCTCGGGTCTGGTATCTAGAATAGATAATAGTTAGGATGTATAACAGGAGCGAACATTATGtgaaataaaacattgtaaataggtactaaactaaattaaaattaaatcttacCTTGCATCATTGATAATATGTTATCTTAACAATATCTGACCACGCCTTCTCCTTCTACTTGTAGACCTATCTTTTTTTTAGGTTTACAATCCACAAAAACGTAgatttttaatacaaaattGAGAAAATTCTtttctaattaaataaagtgATTCACTCACAAAGCAAAACACAAAATTTTGACAATCGTATATTTCTTCTCTGTGATAATGCTGCGTTTCAAAATTGAATGTATAGCCACAGAGTACTATACATTCAATTGTATATGTTCTCTCGAATGTGTCAATGTCAAAGAGACATTTCAGTCAGACATTTGCCTCCGGCCTCCTCCTCCGGTATTTTCTGTTTGTGATTTGGTTTTTTGCATGTTTCTTGCCATTATTTGGTATATTTCAATTACAATTTAATGAAAACCATCGCATGAATAACCGAAGATTATCCCTTTCTACAAACAACATGGTGGCCTCTTCAAAAAACCGTAACAAAGGTATGTTTTTGAAATGTTATCTCCGTCAATACACAACAATATGCTACACATTCTAaacatgtatttatttatttccagtGTTATCGTGCTCAACTCCAGAACACGAGGCTGAGTCTCCGTCTAGAGACAGTGATTCGTTGTGTGACTCGGAAGCGGCGAGCCCCGTGCCGTTCCTGTGCACACAGGATGGTGTAGAAGGAGAGACCGACGTCGTGTGGAACTACTACACGCCGCGAGCCGACCACACCGCCACCTCGCGCTTAAAAAACACCACCCCACTCAGCAGAAAAgctaaaaagtataaaaagaCCATAATTGAAAAACCACAGCCAAGAAGAAGAGTTTTGAGATCAacacaaaagaaaacagaaTTATTTCAGGACCTAATAGAGCTTAatcaaaatttacataaattcaaaGACCTCCGGTCAGCTGTGAAATGTGAAAATACAACAGAAAGACAGCAATCTGGCAGTGAAGATGATATATTTAATTGTTCACCCGATTGTTCACCTAAAAGTGGTTTGAAAACAAATAGTAGCAGATGTTTGAGGAAGAACCTTCTGAGCTCCAAGTTCAATAAACCTGACCCGGACACTGCCCTAGAGTCTGATGACTCAATGAATGAATGTCTAATCAAAGCAAGTCAAATAGTAGAAGAGAATATCTTGCCACACTTAGTATTTCCAAAACAGTCtcataaaaatgattttcatgacTCAATGGATagtcttttaaataatatcaaattGGATTCACCACTTCTGAGCAAATCTAAAAAGTTTGAATCTCCATGTTTGAAGAATGATTCTTTTGATAGttttgtaggtaatttaaatgaCAGTGCTTTAGAGAGATTGACACAGATGCCGGTGAAGAATGTGACCCCGGTGCGGCCGGACAGGTCAAGCAACTCTAACAGCACCACAAATTGGACTTTGAAAGAGGTGAAAGTGTATGAAAGTCCATCCAATACCTCATTAGCTCGGCACAGTTCAATGCCAGAATCTCCTTCCGTCACAGATGCAACTAAACCTTCAACTAGTGGTGTAATTTTTGGCCGATATAATTCTTTGCCAACTGCAGATAATAATCCAGGTACTGTATAGACATTTTCACTACACAACTAAGGCTTTTTGTTAGTCTTTTTCaacacatattttatataattttataatatttccaGATCCTGGGGATTCACCAATACGATGTACGCCGGATGAAATAAGGAAAAAACATCTGCAAGCACGAGAGAAACTCATGGCTAAGAGACTCCTGCCCTTCACCTGTAGCCAGCAGTCTGTGAACTCCACACAGGATGTTCCAACTTCAGTGTCGGCTCCAAAGAAACCCTGCTTTCAACCCAAGGTTGCCCGACCAGTAAGTTCTATAGTCAGTGAAGTGAAACCTACGCAACAAACTGCAAATAGTAATCAAGTAGATCTGAAAAAGTTAATTGAGAAGAAAAGACAGGAAGCCTTGATGAAGTTAAGAAGGAAACAAACAAGAGAAAAGTGAGTCTATGTGTTGTGTTTTTCACAGCAAAAGCCTGTCTAATGAACCATGTGTGcctttacataaatattataacgaatttactcaaaatattatgatttcaGATGTTTTATATTcgattttttgttgttgtaaatTCTGTGcagtacttattataatttggtAAGCTCGTGAATAAGTTCCTTTTACATAGTTAAGGTTTGTTATTTCTAAGTTAAAGTAAGcatgtgaaaatattatgttaaactTCAAACGTTCTTTCATGACCATCAGAACCACGGCattgtcattttatttataatcatgttttgttttaaaactttatgttAGCCCCATCTTGTGATTGAACCATAATATTGTATGGATTGGACTGTGCCAGTGTGTAGGTATAGTactaatcataatattatcaataaattatactCAATACTTCTATCCAAGAAGAGTTACTTTTTCCCAAATGGTGCTTGTTTCCTCACATACCTACTAAGTTACACGAGTGCCGTGGTGCCGTGTAATGCCTGGAGCCACCCTGGAGCATACAGCATCTCCATATATTCAGAAACAACTTTTCGGCAAATTTTACGTGGCGCAAGGGCGTGATAGGTAGGCTATATTGTGTTCCGAACGTTTTATTAGAAATCCTCAGAACAATAACGGAAATCCTAACGAGAGACCACACCAACTCTTGAGCAACTCCTATTCAGTAAACAAGAATGCTGCAGAaaccataaaaataaatcattaattTCACGATTATAGCAGAATACACACTAGGGTGTAATGTAACAGAACCGCCGGGGTCTAATATTCGTTATTTTCCCAGCACTATATTCATTCATCTCGTTGATTTTGAAACGCACCCGAAAAAAAATGACGTCATTTCAATATGGCGACGAGCGGATGACGCGCGCGCTCCCCCTGCCGCCCGCTTCCAGTTTTTTCGGGCTTCGGCAACTGCCATTCGTCTCGTATGATTTCACTTTGCAATGAATGAAAACGGTGGTGGATAGTCCCGAAATCGAACAATTCTGATTAGAACTGCAAGCGACAGGACCCTATTTACAGGGATTTGTGTTTAGTGTTTCAAGAAAGGTGGATTCGTGGTGTAAGTGCATTATTTACCAGTTCCCCCTTTTGATTGTGAAACTACAGTGTTTACGTGCTGAAAACACCGTGTTGAGTGAGTCCTGCTGCTCCTCGGGTCTATTATCCGCCGTTAATGTGGTCTTGTTGATCAACAGGTCAGTAAATATACAATACTTTACAAATTACATCCGTTTAATGCGTAGTATTCGGTTCCACAAGTTAAGTTTTACCCATGTTTTACCATAGCAAATTCTTCTAAAAGTTGTAAACTAGTAACTATAACTCATATACACGTAAGCAGCACTTATTATTAAcaggtttacattaaatttgatAGTTTTAGCAAGTTCTTATTGGTAGTTTGTTGGTGGAGACAAAGTTAGGGCGCGGCAGTCTCGGCCTACAttctgtgataagtagttgcCTCGTCCACGGGTAGCCGCGAGCGGCGCCGGCACAGGTGCCCAGCTCTCGGAGGCACGTACATGCGATCATTTACGACTTTTACGACCGTTTTATGTCACGAAGTTGCTAAGTTACCTCTAAAGGGATTCCTATGACCCAAATTTGACTATTAACTTGGTTTAACTGCTTACAACTGTCTGCAGTTTAACCAAATGTTTGGGTTGGATGTCCGGTTTCAGGTTATATTGTGAGTCTTGCATAATGcctctttattattattaaaaaaaacagatctCTAGATGAATATTTAATGCATGATCTTTTATGGGAACCTGACTATTCACATTTAACTCACTTCTACAGTGTTGTAATCCAATAattccataatattttatttattatcatatTCTCTGTAAAAGAAGATCCTATGTGATGGTATTCACTTCAAATGGGTGCTGCCCAGCAACAGGAGTTCAAAAGGAGCAATGAATTGTTGAATTGAATTAACTCAATGATATCAGCCTACTATCGAGATGATGTCATCCCTATTGTAGCAGTAGTTATGGGGTCTAGGTCACAATGATAATGTTGACGATACCTATTTGGTGTATGATTGATGAGGACTGTGTCACCTGAATGGTATAATGAAGACCATTAGCTACCTAAGTGTAGATCTGTTTAAGGAACAAGGCATTTTCATTGGGTTTTGTGTTTCATTTTCTACATCCCATGGGCTAAAGAAGCTGTTCAGGTGGTTTCCCCTTACAGAGAGGCTAAAgatattgtacctatatttaattaaaagagatttcattttataaacagaaaaataatgtaagggtatattattatttcaacaCTTCCTTTTAGCCTTCCCATTACCAATGCTCTGATTGGCTCGGAGTTATATAGAGAACATTCACTATATCTCACTAATGGGTTGTCTGTTTGTTTGGTTTACAAATGCAAGAgttcttgtttaaaaaaataccactAGTCGAACTGAAAATATTTGTGTAATGACTTGGTAATCTGTTTGCTGAATTTTTATCACTTACAATTTTACTTCTAGTTATAAAATAGGTTCTGTTACTCTAGGATAAAAGTACCAAGTTGTGTTAAAGTAACATAATCCTTTATTTTACTGGCTCAACATTGTGTTTAGGTACTCCATCATCAAAAACTGTTTTTGTCaacaaaaaattactaaaatcataatattactatGAAATAATCTCAACTCCTTTAATCTCCTCATAAAACATTTGTAACTTCCCACCATTAAACTAAAACCTGTTAAATAGATGAGGTCACCAGGATGCTGTCAGTCAAGGAGCCTCTAGTAAGACTGTAGTAAGGAGATGGCACAAGTAAAATAGTTTATTGCctctataaaatttaatttaagagCATTTAGGAAGAGCATACTTGTAAGTCTCATAACTCAAAGCTACACTTTGTATTGCAGAATCTTATGAATGCTGTATGGAGGTATGCTTGGTCTATGACCAGTGACATGCTGTGTCTACTGAACtggtaaaaataataattaatacttatCTCCAGACATGTGTATAGAAACTTTGGAAGTGGAAAAcctgtttattttgtttatttatttattctttattgcacaatatacaaaagtaattatgtacaatcaggtggacttaatgctaaaagcattttctaccagtaaacctgcaggaggtacagggagtaaattgtatgggtgtgcaaaaaaaaaactagtttaGTTATCTTAACACATGGTGTTCTTATGCCCTTGAAGAAACCAATACTATTTCTGAGGCTGGTTTCTACCTTACACAATCATATTACTATCTATACAGAGAAGTGGAGGAAATCTCAATTATCTTGAGAGGACCGCTTCATACTCTCAACTCCAGAGTCCAGACAGTTTATGATCTTAGTCATTATTcaaattgttattaaattaaagaGGCAATTATTTgcagttaattttattatct harbors:
- the LOC105382476 gene encoding vacuolar protein sorting-associated protein 28 homolog; amino-acid sequence: MMQDTRPELYEEVKLYRNAREREKHDNMAELYAVVCTLQHLEKAYMRDCVPAPEYTAACSRLLVQCRVAFKQVQGEEYPNVEAFVSKFRLDCPAALERIRENKPNLIKDDKGNTNKYIAEIVSLFITLMDKLRLEFKAMDMIQPELRDLRDTMDRLQMLPDDFEGKIKVAEWLDKLGAMSAADELSEAQVRQLLFDLESAYGAFNKFLHKD
- the LOC105382486 gene encoding uncharacterized protein LOC105382486; translated protein: MNNRRLSLSTNNMVASSKNRNKVLSCSTPEHEAESPSRDSDSLCDSEAASPVPFLCTQDGVEGETDVVWNYYTPRADHTATSRLKNTTPLSRKAKKYKKTIIEKPQPRRRVLRSTQKKTELFQDLIELNQNLHKFKDLRSAVKCENTTERQQSGSEDDIFNCSPDCSPKSGLKTNSSRCLRKNLLSSKFNKPDPDTALESDDSMNECLIKASQIVEENILPHLVFPKQSHKNDFHDSMDSLLNNIKLDSPLLSKSKKFESPCLKNDSFDSFVGNLNDSALERLTQMPVKNVTPVRPDRSSNSNSTTNWTLKEVKVYESPSNTSLARHSSMPESPSVTDATKPSTSGVIFGRYNSLPTADNNPDPGDSPIRCTPDEIRKKHLQAREKLMAKRLLPFTCSQQSVNSTQDVPTSVSAPKKPCFQPKVARPVSSIVSEVKPTQQTANSNQVDLKKLIEKKRQEALMKLRRKQTREK